A DNA window from Thermodesulfobacteriota bacterium contains the following coding sequences:
- a CDS encoding DUF4212 domain-containing protein yields the protein MAGKRDLEAYWRTNIKYVLILLAIWFGVSYLCGIILADNLDKFRLFGFPLGFWFANQGSEVTFVVLIAVYVKLMNALDVKYDVHEH from the coding sequence ATGGCAGGCAAACGGGATCTGGAAGCTTACTGGCGGACCAACATCAAGTACGTGCTCATCCTGCTGGCGATCTGGTTTGGCGTCTCGTACCTGTGCGGCATCATCCTGGCCGACAACCTGGACAAGTTCAGACTCTTCGGCTTCCCCTTGGGCTTCTGGTTCGCCAACCAGGGCTCCGAGGTCACCTTCGTCGTGCTGATCGCGGTCTACGTCAAGCTCATGAACGCCTTGGACGTCAAGTACGACGTGCACGAGCACTGA
- a CDS encoding 3'-5' exonuclease — MSAILSRLLGRRPEAPPRPAKAAAWRAMPIREARFVAFDTELTGLDFRRDSLVSVGAVAMSGGSILPAQAFHRLVRPASELRADSVVVHGITHSDLERHGEEAATVLADFAQFVGDAVLVGHCVGIDRHFLNRARKALGWPALANPLVDTAALHRWLQEQDLDFSRHHRGMTLKTDLFSMAKRYGVPVEEAHNALYDAFVTAQLLQRFLPFLIASGVDTVGRLLRAGKP; from the coding sequence GTGAGCGCCATTCTGAGCCGCCTCCTGGGGCGGCGGCCCGAGGCGCCGCCGCGGCCAGCCAAGGCCGCCGCCTGGCGCGCCATGCCGATCCGGGAGGCCCGCTTCGTGGCCTTCGACACCGAGCTCACCGGCCTCGATTTCCGCCGGGACTCCCTGGTCTCCGTCGGGGCCGTGGCCATGAGCGGGGGCAGCATCCTGCCGGCCCAGGCCTTCCACCGGCTGGTGCGCCCGGCCAGCGAGCTGCGGGCCGACAGCGTGGTGGTGCACGGCATCACCCATTCGGACCTGGAGCGGCACGGTGAGGAGGCGGCCACCGTCCTGGCCGATTTCGCCCAGTTCGTGGGCGACGCGGTTCTCGTTGGCCACTGCGTGGGCATTGACCGCCACTTCCTGAACCGGGCCAGGAAGGCCCTGGGCTGGCCGGCCCTGGCCAACCCGCTGGTGGATACGGCGGCCCTGCACCGCTGGCTCCAGGAGCAGGACCTGGATTTTTCCCGCCACCACCGGGGGATGACCCTGAAGACCGACCTCTTCTCCATGGCCAAGCGCTACGGCGTGCCGGTGGAGGAGGCGCACAACGCCCTGTATGACGCCTTTGTCACCGCCCAGCTGCTGCAACGGTTTCTGCCGTTTCTCATCGCCAGCGGCGTCGACACGGTTGGCCGTCTCCTGCGCGCCGGCAAGCCGTAA